A part of Periophthalmus magnuspinnatus isolate fPerMag1 chromosome 14, fPerMag1.2.pri, whole genome shotgun sequence genomic DNA contains:
- the supt20 gene encoding transcription factor SPT20 homolog isoform X2 encodes MQQVLEYALDRAEYIVESARQRPAKKRISSGGRKSLYQKLYELYIEECEKEPELKNLRRNVNLLEKLVSQESVSCLVVNLYPGNEGYSLMLRGKNGSDSETIRLPYEEGELLEYLDAEELPPILVDLLEKSQVNIFHCGCVIVEVRDYRQSANTKMPSYQSRHILLRPTMQTLICDVHAMTSDHHKWTQDDKLQLESQLILATAEPLCLDPSISVTCTANRLLYNKQKMNTRSMKRCFKRHSRAALNRQQELSLLPVPPQLRLYDYLQKRKERKPAPVIDLKISKVGNCVDMWKQNNCQLTVPKEIDVEKYAVVEKSLQLEDSQPTTVIWPAEEVVDDYTFECEVGGQAQKTKVSIFQSMGDPLVYGKIYCAKEPKAEEDSSDLKLIHPPFLIGSKIDADRFLNQYKGVYERDVKCDVKMSHNAGSVGQGPPSPNKDNEGDSFSALVQTSLLGKGVRHKPPPIKMPSGSGSSSSGNPYNSQNTSGLLKCPTPPPAKSQSLNRKHSIELGQAGLLSPASLSPMGSTQRSGTPKPSTPTPTNTPCSTPHPADALTAPLSVTPTPSDPSLVQNQSQPALLPFAQQQLALSQPLPVMTIPLPTMGTSITTGTTSSQVMTNAAGLNFINVVSSVCPQTLMSGSNPMLGPGLNLSGLLPPAGLMPSAAQSGSPFGLNSSAGLRPLNLLQIPTGPLIFNSLPQQQLPQFSPQQSQSATSSPQQQGETGDQSGDQSLGNQQTAVINLGVGSFMSPSAAVLSQLGCGLDGSGPPLPSPRLQQQHQPQIQLQFLHQMQQQQMALGAAAPPGGAPRQHTASQPRSKRKRSTPQPLPKT; translated from the exons atg caacAAGTTCTGGAATATGCATTGGATCGAGCCGAG TACATTGTTGAAAGTGCTCGACAAAGGCCAGCCAAAAAAAGAATATCATCTGGTGGGAGGAAGAGTTTATATCAGAAGCTCTATGAGCTGTACATAGAAGAATGTGAGAAAGAGCCAGAGTTGAAG AATTTACGAAGAAATGTGAATCTACTGGAGAAGCTTGTGTCTCAGGAATCTGTGTCGTGTTTGGTGGTCAACCTTTATCCTGGGAATGAAGGCTATTCATTAATGCTCAGAGGAAAGAATGGGTCTG ACTCAGAAACAATCCGATTGCCATATGAAGAAGGAGAACTGCTGGAGTATTTGGATGCTGAGGAGTTGCCTCCAATTCTGGTGGATCTGTTAGAAAAATCCCAG gTGAACATCTTCCACTGTGGCTGTGTTATAGTAGAGGTTAGAGACTACAGGCAGTCGGCTAATACCAAAATGCCTAGTTATCAGAGCAGACATATCCTGCTTCGACCAACAATGCAG ACCCTGATCTGTGATGTTCATGCCATGACCAGTGACCACCACAAGTGGACACAG GATGACAAACTACAACTGGAGAGTCAGTTGATTTTGGCCACAGCTGAGCCCTTGTGTCTGGACCCCTCCATCTCCGTCACTTGCACAGCAAACCGTCTGCTGTacaacaaacagaaaatgaacACCCGCTCAATGAAACG GTGTTTTAAGAGGCACTCTCGAGCTGCTCTGAACAGGCAGCAAGAGCTCTCCCTTCTCCCTGTCCCTCCACAATTACGGCTCTATGACTACCTccagaagaggaaagagaggaaaccTGCTCCTGTCATAGACCTTAAGATCTCCAAGGTTGGCAAC TGTGTCGATATGTGGAAACAAAATAACTGCCAATTAACTGTGCCGAAGGAAATTGAT gTTGAAAAATATGCAGTGGTTGAGAAATCTTTGCAGCTAGAGGACTCTCAACCCACGACTGTGATCTGGCCTGCTGAG gAAGTTGTAGATGATTACACATTTGAATGTGAAGTCGGAGGTCAAGCCCAGAAGACCAAGGTGTCCATATTTCAGTCAATGGGAGACCCTCTAGTGTACGGCAAAATCTACTGTGCTAAAGAACCAAAGGCAGAAGAGGACAGCTCTGACCTTAAGCTCATACACCCTCC ATTTCTCATAGGATCAAAGATAGATGCTGATCG tTTTCTAAATCAGTACAAAGGTGTTTACGAAAGAGACGTGAAATGTGATGTGAAAATGTCCCATAACGCTGGCAGTGTGGGACAGGGGCCTCCCTCCCCCAATAAAGATAATGAG GGTGATAGTTTTTCTGCTCTGGTCCAGACCTCTCTGTTGGGAAAAGGGGTGAGGCACAAGCCTCCTCCAATTAAAATGCCTTCAGGATCAGGCAGCAGCTCCTCAG GTAATCCATATAATTCTCAAAATACCAGTGGTCTACTTAAGTGTCCTACGCCGCCTCCAGCCAAAAGCCAGTCTCTGAACAGGAAGCACTCCATAGAGTTGGGTCAGGCGGGCCTTTTGTCAcctgcctccctctcccccaTGGGCTCAACGCAGA GATCAGGAACCCCAAAGCCATCCACCCCCACACCCACTAACACGCCCTGTTCTACACCTCACCCCGCGGACGCTCTGACAGCCCCTCTGTCAGTGACCCCTACCCCTTCGGACCCCTCGTTGGTACAGAACCAGTCCCAGCCCGCCCTCCTGCCCTTTGCCCAGCAACAGCTGGCTCTGAGCCAGCCTCTGCCTGTTATGACCATTCCCCTGCCTACTATGGGGACATCCATCACAACAGGGACAACATCATCTCAAGTCATGACCAACGCCGCGGGACTCAACTTCATCAATGTAGTGAGCTCTGTCTG CCCTCAGACATTAATGAGCGGCTCCAATCCAATGCTGGGCCCAGGCCTTAACCTGAGTGGACTATTGCCCCCTGCAGGGCTCATGCCGTCTGCAGCACAGTCTG GAAGTCCTTTCGGCTTGAACAGCAGTGCTGGTTTGAGACCGTTGAATTTGCTGCAG ATCCCAACTGGTCCTCTCATCTTTAACTCTCTACCCCAGCAGCAATTGCCTCAGTTTTCCCCTCAGCAGAGCCAGTCTGCAACATCCAGTCCCCAACAGCAGGGGGAGACG GGCGACCAAAGTGGAGATCAAAGTTTAGGAAACCAGCAAACGGCAGTCATCAATCTGGGAGTCGGAAGCTTCATGTCTCCTTCAGCTGCAG TGCTGTCCCAGTTGGGCTGTGGGCTGGACGGGTCTGGGCCCCCGCTGCCTTCTCCAAGGCTTCAGCAGCAGCACCAGCCACAGATCCAA TTGCAATTCTTGCACCAAATGCAGCAGCAGCAAATGGCTTTGGGGGCAGCAGCTCCTCCGGGGGGAGCGCCACGTCAACATACCGCCAGTCAACCAAGAAGTAAGAGGAAGAGAAGCACGCCACAGCCCCTGCCCAAGACATGA
- the exosc8 gene encoding exosome complex component RRP43, translating into MAAGFKTAEPLEYHRSFLKEQCRSDGRDLSEFRVTTLNIGSISTADGSALVKLGNTTVICGIKAELSNPTAEVPGKGYMVPNVDLPPLCSSRFRPGPPGEQAQAASQFIADVIESSEIINTEELCIERGKLCWVLYCDLMCLNYDGNVLDACIIALLAALKNTQLPDVTISTDTCLPEVSLEKKHDLQIHRHPVSSSFGVFDKSIMIVDPTAEEESLLTAQLTVVTDEHERLCSVHKPGGSSLSGEKLQECITRAVVRQREIQKLIDKVLQSVKMPQ; encoded by the exons ATGGCGGCTGGATTCAA aACTGCAGAACCACTGGAATATCACAGGAGCTTTTTG AAAGAACAGTGTCGGTCTGATGGACGTGACCTCTCCGAGTTCCGAGTTACCACATTGAACATCG GGTCTATATCCACTGCGGATGGATCTGCTTTGGTGAAACTTGGGAACACCACTGTCATATGTGGCATTAAAGCG gaACTATCAAACCCCACAGCTGAAGTGCCAGGTAAAGGTTACATGG TACCAAATGTGGACCTCCCTCCATTATGCTCCTCTCGATTTCGTCCGGGCCCTCCAGGAGAGCAAGCTCAGGCTGCCAGCCAGTTTATTGCAGATGTAATAGAAAG TTCTGAAATTATAAATACAGAGGAATTGTGCATTGAAAGGGGAAAG CTGTGCTGGGTGCTCTATTGTGACTTGATGTGTCTCAACTATGACGGAAATGTCCTGGACGCCTGCATAATTGCACTCTTGGCAGCTTTAAAGAATA CACAACTACCAGATGTCACCATAAGCACTGACACTTGTTTGCCTGAAGTCAGTCTAGAGAAAAAACATGACCTGCAGATTCACCGACATCCAGTGAGCTCATCTTTTGGGGTGTTTGACAA ATCTATAATGATTGTAGATCCAACTGCAGAAGAAGAAAGCCTGTTGACAGCACAGCTCACTGTAGTGACAGATGAACATGAGCGGCTCTGCTCAGTGCACAAACCAG GCGGTTCATCGTTATCTGGAGAGAAGTTGCAGGAGTGCATAACCCGTGCAGTGGTTCGACAGAGAGAAATACAGAAGCTTATTGACAAAGTCCTACAGAGTGTGAAGATGCCACAATGA
- the supt20 gene encoding transcription factor SPT20 homolog isoform X3 → MQQVLEYALDRAEYIVESARQRPAKKRISSGGRKSLYQKLYELYIEECEKEPELKNLRRNVNLLEKLVSQESVSCLVVNLYPGNEGYSLMLRGKNGSDSETIRLPYEEGELLEYLDAEELPPILVDLLEKSQVNIFHCGCVIVEVRDYRQSANTKMPSYQSRHILLRPTMQTLICDVHAMTSDHHKWTQDDKLQLESQLILATAEPLCLDPSISVTCTANRLLYNKQKMNTRSMKRCFKRHSRAALNRQQELSLLPVPPQLRLYDYLQKRKERKPAPVIDLKISKVGNCVDMWKQNNCQLTVPKEIDVEKYAVVEKSLQLEDSQPTTVIWPAEEVVDDYTFECEVGGQAQKTKVSIFQSMGDPLVYGKIYCAKEPKAEEDSSDLKLIHPPFLIGSKIDADRFLNQYKGVYERDVKCDVKMSHNAGSVGQGPPSPNKDNEGDSFSALVQTSLLGKGVRHKPPPIKMPSGSGSSSSGNPYNSQNTSGLLKCPTPPPAKSQSLNRKHSIELGQAGLLSPASLSPMGSTQRSGTPKPSTPTPTNTPCSTPHPADALTAPLSVTPTPSDPSLVQNQSQPALLPFAQQQLALSQPLPVMTIPLPTMGTSITTGTTSSQVMTNAAGLNFINVVSSVCSPQTLMSGSNPMLGPGLNLSGLLPPAGLMPSAAQSGSPFGLNSSAGLRPLNLLQIPTGPLIFNSLPQQQLPQFSPQQSQSATSSPQQQGETGDQSGDQSLGNQQTAVINLGVGSFMSPSAAVAILAPNAAAANGFGGSSSSGGSATSTYRQSTKK, encoded by the exons atg caacAAGTTCTGGAATATGCATTGGATCGAGCCGAG TACATTGTTGAAAGTGCTCGACAAAGGCCAGCCAAAAAAAGAATATCATCTGGTGGGAGGAAGAGTTTATATCAGAAGCTCTATGAGCTGTACATAGAAGAATGTGAGAAAGAGCCAGAGTTGAAG AATTTACGAAGAAATGTGAATCTACTGGAGAAGCTTGTGTCTCAGGAATCTGTGTCGTGTTTGGTGGTCAACCTTTATCCTGGGAATGAAGGCTATTCATTAATGCTCAGAGGAAAGAATGGGTCTG ACTCAGAAACAATCCGATTGCCATATGAAGAAGGAGAACTGCTGGAGTATTTGGATGCTGAGGAGTTGCCTCCAATTCTGGTGGATCTGTTAGAAAAATCCCAG gTGAACATCTTCCACTGTGGCTGTGTTATAGTAGAGGTTAGAGACTACAGGCAGTCGGCTAATACCAAAATGCCTAGTTATCAGAGCAGACATATCCTGCTTCGACCAACAATGCAG ACCCTGATCTGTGATGTTCATGCCATGACCAGTGACCACCACAAGTGGACACAG GATGACAAACTACAACTGGAGAGTCAGTTGATTTTGGCCACAGCTGAGCCCTTGTGTCTGGACCCCTCCATCTCCGTCACTTGCACAGCAAACCGTCTGCTGTacaacaaacagaaaatgaacACCCGCTCAATGAAACG GTGTTTTAAGAGGCACTCTCGAGCTGCTCTGAACAGGCAGCAAGAGCTCTCCCTTCTCCCTGTCCCTCCACAATTACGGCTCTATGACTACCTccagaagaggaaagagaggaaaccTGCTCCTGTCATAGACCTTAAGATCTCCAAGGTTGGCAAC TGTGTCGATATGTGGAAACAAAATAACTGCCAATTAACTGTGCCGAAGGAAATTGAT gTTGAAAAATATGCAGTGGTTGAGAAATCTTTGCAGCTAGAGGACTCTCAACCCACGACTGTGATCTGGCCTGCTGAG gAAGTTGTAGATGATTACACATTTGAATGTGAAGTCGGAGGTCAAGCCCAGAAGACCAAGGTGTCCATATTTCAGTCAATGGGAGACCCTCTAGTGTACGGCAAAATCTACTGTGCTAAAGAACCAAAGGCAGAAGAGGACAGCTCTGACCTTAAGCTCATACACCCTCC ATTTCTCATAGGATCAAAGATAGATGCTGATCG tTTTCTAAATCAGTACAAAGGTGTTTACGAAAGAGACGTGAAATGTGATGTGAAAATGTCCCATAACGCTGGCAGTGTGGGACAGGGGCCTCCCTCCCCCAATAAAGATAATGAG GGTGATAGTTTTTCTGCTCTGGTCCAGACCTCTCTGTTGGGAAAAGGGGTGAGGCACAAGCCTCCTCCAATTAAAATGCCTTCAGGATCAGGCAGCAGCTCCTCAG GTAATCCATATAATTCTCAAAATACCAGTGGTCTACTTAAGTGTCCTACGCCGCCTCCAGCCAAAAGCCAGTCTCTGAACAGGAAGCACTCCATAGAGTTGGGTCAGGCGGGCCTTTTGTCAcctgcctccctctcccccaTGGGCTCAACGCAGA GATCAGGAACCCCAAAGCCATCCACCCCCACACCCACTAACACGCCCTGTTCTACACCTCACCCCGCGGACGCTCTGACAGCCCCTCTGTCAGTGACCCCTACCCCTTCGGACCCCTCGTTGGTACAGAACCAGTCCCAGCCCGCCCTCCTGCCCTTTGCCCAGCAACAGCTGGCTCTGAGCCAGCCTCTGCCTGTTATGACCATTCCCCTGCCTACTATGGGGACATCCATCACAACAGGGACAACATCATCTCAAGTCATGACCAACGCCGCGGGACTCAACTTCATCAATGTAGTGAGCTCTGTCTG CAGCCCTCAGACATTAATGAGCGGCTCCAATCCAATGCTGGGCCCAGGCCTTAACCTGAGTGGACTATTGCCCCCTGCAGGGCTCATGCCGTCTGCAGCACAGTCTG GAAGTCCTTTCGGCTTGAACAGCAGTGCTGGTTTGAGACCGTTGAATTTGCTGCAG ATCCCAACTGGTCCTCTCATCTTTAACTCTCTACCCCAGCAGCAATTGCCTCAGTTTTCCCCTCAGCAGAGCCAGTCTGCAACATCCAGTCCCCAACAGCAGGGGGAGACG GGCGACCAAAGTGGAGATCAAAGTTTAGGAAACCAGCAAACGGCAGTCATCAATCTGGGAGTCGGAAGCTTCATGTCTCCTTCAGCTGCAG TTGCAATTCTTGCACCAAATGCAGCAGCAGCAAATGGCTTTGGGGGCAGCAGCTCCTCCGGGGGGAGCGCCACGTCAACATACCGCCAGTCAACCAAGAAGTAA
- the supt20 gene encoding transcription factor SPT20 homolog isoform X1 — protein MQQVLEYALDRAEYIVESARQRPAKKRISSGGRKSLYQKLYELYIEECEKEPELKNLRRNVNLLEKLVSQESVSCLVVNLYPGNEGYSLMLRGKNGSDSETIRLPYEEGELLEYLDAEELPPILVDLLEKSQVNIFHCGCVIVEVRDYRQSANTKMPSYQSRHILLRPTMQTLICDVHAMTSDHHKWTQDDKLQLESQLILATAEPLCLDPSISVTCTANRLLYNKQKMNTRSMKRCFKRHSRAALNRQQELSLLPVPPQLRLYDYLQKRKERKPAPVIDLKISKVGNCVDMWKQNNCQLTVPKEIDVEKYAVVEKSLQLEDSQPTTVIWPAEEVVDDYTFECEVGGQAQKTKVSIFQSMGDPLVYGKIYCAKEPKAEEDSSDLKLIHPPFLIGSKIDADRFLNQYKGVYERDVKCDVKMSHNAGSVGQGPPSPNKDNEGDSFSALVQTSLLGKGVRHKPPPIKMPSGSGSSSSGNPYNSQNTSGLLKCPTPPPAKSQSLNRKHSIELGQAGLLSPASLSPMGSTQRSGTPKPSTPTPTNTPCSTPHPADALTAPLSVTPTPSDPSLVQNQSQPALLPFAQQQLALSQPLPVMTIPLPTMGTSITTGTTSSQVMTNAAGLNFINVVSSVCSPQTLMSGSNPMLGPGLNLSGLLPPAGLMPSAAQSGSPFGLNSSAGLRPLNLLQIPTGPLIFNSLPQQQLPQFSPQQSQSATSSPQQQGETGDQSGDQSLGNQQTAVINLGVGSFMSPSAAVLSQLGCGLDGSGPPLPSPRLQQQHQPQIQLQFLHQMQQQQMALGAAAPPGGAPRQHTASQPRSKRKRSTPQPLPKT, from the exons atg caacAAGTTCTGGAATATGCATTGGATCGAGCCGAG TACATTGTTGAAAGTGCTCGACAAAGGCCAGCCAAAAAAAGAATATCATCTGGTGGGAGGAAGAGTTTATATCAGAAGCTCTATGAGCTGTACATAGAAGAATGTGAGAAAGAGCCAGAGTTGAAG AATTTACGAAGAAATGTGAATCTACTGGAGAAGCTTGTGTCTCAGGAATCTGTGTCGTGTTTGGTGGTCAACCTTTATCCTGGGAATGAAGGCTATTCATTAATGCTCAGAGGAAAGAATGGGTCTG ACTCAGAAACAATCCGATTGCCATATGAAGAAGGAGAACTGCTGGAGTATTTGGATGCTGAGGAGTTGCCTCCAATTCTGGTGGATCTGTTAGAAAAATCCCAG gTGAACATCTTCCACTGTGGCTGTGTTATAGTAGAGGTTAGAGACTACAGGCAGTCGGCTAATACCAAAATGCCTAGTTATCAGAGCAGACATATCCTGCTTCGACCAACAATGCAG ACCCTGATCTGTGATGTTCATGCCATGACCAGTGACCACCACAAGTGGACACAG GATGACAAACTACAACTGGAGAGTCAGTTGATTTTGGCCACAGCTGAGCCCTTGTGTCTGGACCCCTCCATCTCCGTCACTTGCACAGCAAACCGTCTGCTGTacaacaaacagaaaatgaacACCCGCTCAATGAAACG GTGTTTTAAGAGGCACTCTCGAGCTGCTCTGAACAGGCAGCAAGAGCTCTCCCTTCTCCCTGTCCCTCCACAATTACGGCTCTATGACTACCTccagaagaggaaagagaggaaaccTGCTCCTGTCATAGACCTTAAGATCTCCAAGGTTGGCAAC TGTGTCGATATGTGGAAACAAAATAACTGCCAATTAACTGTGCCGAAGGAAATTGAT gTTGAAAAATATGCAGTGGTTGAGAAATCTTTGCAGCTAGAGGACTCTCAACCCACGACTGTGATCTGGCCTGCTGAG gAAGTTGTAGATGATTACACATTTGAATGTGAAGTCGGAGGTCAAGCCCAGAAGACCAAGGTGTCCATATTTCAGTCAATGGGAGACCCTCTAGTGTACGGCAAAATCTACTGTGCTAAAGAACCAAAGGCAGAAGAGGACAGCTCTGACCTTAAGCTCATACACCCTCC ATTTCTCATAGGATCAAAGATAGATGCTGATCG tTTTCTAAATCAGTACAAAGGTGTTTACGAAAGAGACGTGAAATGTGATGTGAAAATGTCCCATAACGCTGGCAGTGTGGGACAGGGGCCTCCCTCCCCCAATAAAGATAATGAG GGTGATAGTTTTTCTGCTCTGGTCCAGACCTCTCTGTTGGGAAAAGGGGTGAGGCACAAGCCTCCTCCAATTAAAATGCCTTCAGGATCAGGCAGCAGCTCCTCAG GTAATCCATATAATTCTCAAAATACCAGTGGTCTACTTAAGTGTCCTACGCCGCCTCCAGCCAAAAGCCAGTCTCTGAACAGGAAGCACTCCATAGAGTTGGGTCAGGCGGGCCTTTTGTCAcctgcctccctctcccccaTGGGCTCAACGCAGA GATCAGGAACCCCAAAGCCATCCACCCCCACACCCACTAACACGCCCTGTTCTACACCTCACCCCGCGGACGCTCTGACAGCCCCTCTGTCAGTGACCCCTACCCCTTCGGACCCCTCGTTGGTACAGAACCAGTCCCAGCCCGCCCTCCTGCCCTTTGCCCAGCAACAGCTGGCTCTGAGCCAGCCTCTGCCTGTTATGACCATTCCCCTGCCTACTATGGGGACATCCATCACAACAGGGACAACATCATCTCAAGTCATGACCAACGCCGCGGGACTCAACTTCATCAATGTAGTGAGCTCTGTCTG CAGCCCTCAGACATTAATGAGCGGCTCCAATCCAATGCTGGGCCCAGGCCTTAACCTGAGTGGACTATTGCCCCCTGCAGGGCTCATGCCGTCTGCAGCACAGTCTG GAAGTCCTTTCGGCTTGAACAGCAGTGCTGGTTTGAGACCGTTGAATTTGCTGCAG ATCCCAACTGGTCCTCTCATCTTTAACTCTCTACCCCAGCAGCAATTGCCTCAGTTTTCCCCTCAGCAGAGCCAGTCTGCAACATCCAGTCCCCAACAGCAGGGGGAGACG GGCGACCAAAGTGGAGATCAAAGTTTAGGAAACCAGCAAACGGCAGTCATCAATCTGGGAGTCGGAAGCTTCATGTCTCCTTCAGCTGCAG TGCTGTCCCAGTTGGGCTGTGGGCTGGACGGGTCTGGGCCCCCGCTGCCTTCTCCAAGGCTTCAGCAGCAGCACCAGCCACAGATCCAA TTGCAATTCTTGCACCAAATGCAGCAGCAGCAAATGGCTTTGGGGGCAGCAGCTCCTCCGGGGGGAGCGCCACGTCAACATACCGCCAGTCAACCAAGAAGTAAGAGGAAGAGAAGCACGCCACAGCCCCTGCCCAAGACATGA